The genomic stretch CAATCCGCCACCCCCAGCATCACCAACGCGATCGCCATTCTCACCGGACTCTGTGGAGCCTTAATGTACGCGATCGCCGCTCCCTACGCCAAAAAATACCTCGAAAACGTGCCCTCGTTCATCACCTCAGCCGTTAGTCAATTTACTGCCGCCCTCTTTCTCCTGCCCGCACTCCCCTTCACGATTCCCACCCATCCCATTACCACCCCGGTCATCCTCTCCGTTCTTCTTCTCGCGGTCGGTTCCACCGCCCTCGCCTACATTCTCTATTTCCGCCTCATCCATAGCATCGGTTCCACCAACGCTCTCACTGTGTCCTATCTGATTCCTCTATTTGCAATGCTGTGGGGAGGTCTTTTGCTACGCGAACCCATCACCCTCTCCATGATGATTGGGTGCGGTCTGATTGTGGCCGGAGTTGCGATCGCCTACGCTAATCCACCCCATACAAAAATAGAAGATCCCAACCGATAAGAGCGATCGCCAAATCCGCAAGCGCATGACTCACATAACACGCCCACAGCGATTGATAACGCAGAAAACACAACGACCAAATCGCCCCCGCACCGAACACGCCCAACGATCCAAAAATCGTTACCAACGTATTGCCCGTATATCCCGCCAGCGCAATGATGTGATGCAGCGTAAAGCAAAGCGCCGATAGATAGACCGCATACGGTTCCTTCACCAGTACCGCACATTTCTGATAGACAAACCAACGCCACACGTACTCTTCTACCAGCGCATTGATCACCGTAAAATAGACCGCAAAACCCAGAAAGAATAGAGGTCGGGTCAATCCCACCAATGCTGCCGCATCCCTCACAATCTCGGCATCCAATAGCGATCGCCCAATACTCAAATAGGCCAAGAGAATCACCCCAGCCATCGCCAAGCCCAGCGTCGTCCCAGCCGCAATCTCTCTCCGAGATGGCGACACCCACCGCACTCTATCTCGGTCAATCCCCAGAAACCACGCCAGCGGCAATCCCAGCAACACCCCTCGCGTCACCACAAAAATAGACCGCCCAACCCCACCACTAACATAGAGCCGAGCCGCCATCCCCGAAACCGCCGCTCCCACCACCAGCAGAAGGGCGATCGCCGCTTGAAATTGTCGTTTAAGTCCTAATCCAGCGGACATCCATCCACCCGATTCAGCACCCGCAGATCCTCCTCATCCAACCGATCCGGCACCCCATTCCGAATCAGCTCTGCAAAATCCTCATTCGGAACCATAATGCACAGCATATATAATCGCTTATCGCCCGTATTGATAATCTCATGGGTGCCACTGG from Synechococcales cyanobacterium T60_A2020_003 encodes the following:
- a CDS encoding CPBP family intramembrane metalloprotease, with the protein product MSAGLGLKRQFQAAIALLLVVGAAVSGMAARLYVSGGVGRSIFVVTRGVLLGLPLAWFLGIDRDRVRWVSPSRREIAAGTTLGLAMAGVILLAYLSIGRSLLDAEIVRDAAALVGLTRPLFFLGFAVYFTVINALVEEYVWRWFVYQKCAVLVKEPYAVYLSALCFTLHHIIALAGYTGNTLVTIFGSLGVFGAGAIWSLCFLRYQSLWACYVSHALADLAIALIGWDLLFLYGVD
- a CDS encoding EamA family transporter is translated as MKPTAIAELLLLAALWGASFLFMRIAVPVLGPVWLIELRVLFAGIALLPLLLRASPWHTIRQYWRPLIVIGLINLALPFILLAYTTLYLSAGFTAILNATAPLFGTIVSWIWLKEKLTWIRGIGFGLGFLGVVILVSGQQSATPSITNAIAILTGLCGALMYAIAAPYAKKYLENVPSFITSAVSQFTAALFLLPALPFTIPTHPITTPVILSVLLLAVGSTALAYILYFRLIHSIGSTNALTVSYLIPLFAMLWGGLLLREPITLSMMIGCGLIVAGVAIAYANPPHTKIEDPNR